Below is a window of Entelurus aequoreus isolate RoL-2023_Sb linkage group LG07, RoL_Eaeq_v1.1, whole genome shotgun sequence DNA.
ttctttctttccttcactattttcttccttccttcctttattCCTTTTTTCATTCCCTCCCCCCTTttcccttctttccttccttcttcatttccttccttcctttattagttccttctttcctttcttttcATCTTCCTTTATTTATTAGttccttctttcttttcttttcatcttccttccttcctgtattagttccttctttcctttcttttgATCTTCCTTTATTTATTAGTTCCTTCTTTCATTTATTAGttccttctttcttttcttttcatccTTCTTCCTTCCTGTATTagttccttctttcctttcttagttccttctttcttttcatcttccttccttcatttattagttctttcttttcttttcatcttccttccttccttcctttattAGTTCCTTCTTTCTTTTCATCTTGCTTCCTTCCTTTATTagttccttctttcctttcttagTTCCTTCTTTCTTTTCATCTTGCTTTCTTCCTTTATTagttccttctttcctttcttagttccttctttcttttcatcttccttccttcatttattagttccttctttcctttattagttccttctttcctttcttttcATCTTCCTTCCTTCATTTATTGGTTCCTTCTTTAATTTATTAGttccttcttttctttcttttcatcTTCCTTACCTTATTagttccttctttcctttcttttcatcttccttctttctttccttccttcattTATTGTCCTCCCTGCCTTCCTACGCGACACAGGCCATGTTTGATGTGTGCCGGGACTTTTCATGACACTTATGTTCACCTGAGTGAACCGCAGCTCGACAGGGTCGGCAGCACTCGTGCTCACCAAGCTCGACCGAAGACGAGACACGATTCCCTCGCTACTCACTCGTGTTGCAGATAGCAATGTTTTGTGTTGACCTCCTTTTGATAGCATgacacaagctgtacactgactactctcaagtATACCCACTTTACTTGTTATTGTGACGTCAAAAAACTGACTTCCTTTATTAGTTCCTTCTTTCTTTTCTTAGttccttctttcttttcttttcatcttccttccttcatttattagtttcttctttcttttattagtattttatttGCTTTCTTTTCATCTTCCTTCCTTCATTTATTAGTTCCTTCTTTCATTAATTagttccttctttcctttcttgTCATcgttcttctttcattttttagttccttctttcctttcttagttccttctttcttttattagtattttatttGGTTTCTTTTCATCTTCCTTCCTTCATTTATTAGTTCCTTATCCCTTATTAGATCATTCTTTTCTTTCTTagttccttctttcctttcttagttacttctttcctttctttttatcatccttctttcctttcttttcATCATCCTTCGTTCCTTTCTTTTCATCTTCTTTCCTTCATTTATTGGTTCCTTCTTTCCTTTATTAGTTCCTTCTTTCCTTTATTTTCATCGTCCTTCCTTCATTTATTAGTTCCTTCCTTCATTTATTagttccttctttcctttcttttcatcttccttccttcctttataagttccttctttcctttcttagttccttctttcttttcttttcatcTTCCTTTCTTCATTTATTGGTTCCTTCTTTCCTTTGTTTTCGTCGTCCTTCCCTCatttattcttccttcatttatatTTCCTGCTTTCCTACCTTCCTTTCCTGTCTTTTTCCCCCTTTCCTTAATTTCTTCCTTTCTTCATTCCTTTTtactttctttctttccttcactattttcttccttccttcctttattCCTTTTTTCATTCCCTCCCCCCTTttcccttctttccttccttcttcatttccttccttcctttattagttccttctttcctttcttttcATCTTCCTTTATTTATTAGttccttctttcttttcttttcatcttccttccttcctgtattagttccttctttcctttcttttgATCTTCCTTTATTTATTAGTTCCTTCTTTCATTTATTAGttccttctttcttttcttttcatccTTCTTCCTTCCTGTATTagttccttctttcctttcttagTTCCTTCTTTATTTTCATCTTCCTTCCTTCATTTATTGGTTCCTTCTTTAATTTATTagttccttctttcctttcttttcATCTTCCTTTATTTATTAGttccttctttcttttcttttcatcttccttccttcctgtattagttccttctttcctttcttttcATCTTCCTTTATTTATTAGTTCCTTCTTTCATTTATTAGttccttctttcttttcttttcatccTTCTTCCTTCCTGTATTagttccttctttcctttcttagTTCCTTCTTTATTTTTATCTTCCTTCCTTCATTTATTAGTTCCTTCTCTCTTTTCTTTtcatcttccttccttccttcctttattAGTTCCTTCTTTCTTTTCATCTTGCTTCCTTCCTTTATTagttccttctttcctttcttgGTTCCTTCTTTCTTTTCATCTTGCTTCCTTCCTTTATCagttccttctttcctttcttagttccttctttcttttcatcttccttccttcatttattagttccttctttcctttattagttccttctttcctttcttttcATCTTCCTTCCTTCATTTATTGGTTCCTTCTTTAATTTATTAGttccttcttttctttcttttcatcTTCCTTACTTTATTagttccttctttcctttcttttcatcttccttctttctttccttccttcattTATTGTCCTCCCTGCCTTCCTACGCGACACAGGCCATGTTTGATGTGTGCCAGGACTCTTCATGACACTTATGTTCACCTGAGTGAACCGCAGCTCGACAGGGTCGGCAGCACTCGTGCTCACCAAGCTCGACCGAAGACGGGACACGATTCCCTCGCTACTCACTCGTGTTGCAGATAGCAATGTTTTGTGTTGACCTCCTTTTGATAGCGCgacacaagctgtacactgactactctcaagtACACCCACTTTACTTGTTATTGTGACGTCAAAAAAGTGACTTCCTTTATTAGTTCCTTCTTTCATTTATTAGttccttctttcttttcttttcatcTTCCTTCCTTCATTTATTAGTTTCTTCTTTCCTTTATTAGTATTTTATTTGCTTTCTTTTCATCTTCCTTCCTTCATTTATTAGTTCCTTCTTTCATTAATTagttccttctttcctttcttgTCATcgttcttctttcattttttagttccttctttcctttcttagttccttctttcttttattagtattttatttGGTTTCTTTTCATCTACCTTCCGTCATTTATTAGTTCCTTCTATCCCTTATTAGATCATTCTTTTCTTTCTTagttccttctttcctttcttagttacttctttcctttcttttcatcatccttctttcctttcttttcatcatccttctttcctttcttttcATCTTCTTTCCTTTATTAGTTCCTTCTTTCCTTTATCTTCATCGTCCTTCTTTCATTTATTAGTTCCTTCCTTCATTTATTagttccttctttcctttcttttcatcttccttccttcctttattagttccttctttcctttcttagttccttctttcctttcttttcATCTTCCTTTCTTCATTTATTGGTTCCTTCTTTCCTTTGTTTTCGTCGTCCTTCCCTCatttattcttccttcatttatatTTCCTGCTTTCCTACCTTCCTTTCCTGCCTTTTCCCCCCTTTCCTTAATTTCTTCCTTTCTTCATTCCTttttactttctttctttctttccttcactattttcttccttccttcctttattCCTTTTTTCATTCCCTCCCCCCTTttcccttctttccttccttcttcATTTCCTTGCTTCCTTTATTagttccttctttcctttcttttcAACTTCCTTTATTTATTAGTTCCTTCTTTCATTTATTAGttccttctttcttttcttttcatcttccttccttcctgtATTAGTTatttcctttcttttaatcttcctTTATTTATTAGTTCCTTCTTTCATTTATTAGttccttctttcttttcttttcatcttccttccttcctgtattagttccttctttcctttcttagTTCCTTCTTTCTTTTCATCTTCCTTCCTTTATTTATTTGttccttctttcttttcttttcatcttccttctttccttcctttattagttccttctttcctttcttagTTCCTTCTTTCTTTTCATCTTCCTTCCTTCATTTATTAGTTCCTACTTTCTTGTCTTTtcatcttccttccttcctttattagttccttctttcctttcttagttccttctttcttttcattttccttccttccttcctgtattagttccttctttcctttcttagttccttctttcttttcatcttccttccttcatttatttgttccttctttcttttcttttcatcttccttctttccttcctttattagttccttctttcctttcttagTTCCTTCTTTCTTTTCATCTTCCTTCCTTCATTTATTAGTTCCTACTTTCTTGTCTTTTCATCTTCCTTCTTTCTTTtcatcttccttccttccttcctttattAGTTCCTTCATTCCTTTCTTAGTTCCTTCTTTCTTTTCATCTTCCTTCCTTCATTTATTAGTTCCTTATTTCCTTTATTAGTTCCTTGTTTcctttcttttcctcttttcctCTTCCTTCCTTCGTTTATTGGTTCCTTCTTTTATTTATTAGTTCCTTCTTTCATTTATTagttccttctttcctttcttttcatcttccttctttctttccttccttcattTATTGTCCTCCCTGCCTTCCTACGCGACACAGGCCATGTTTGATGTGTGCCGGGACTCTTCATGACACTTATGTTCACCTGAGTGAACCGCAGCTCGCACTCGTGCTCACCAAGCTCGACCGAAGACGGGACACGATTCCCTCGCTACTCACTCGTGTTGCAGATAGCAATGTTTTGTGTTGACTTACTTTTAATAGAGCgacacaagctgtacactgactactctcaagtATACCCACTTTACTCCAAAAAGTGACTCGCCACCTTTACGTCTTCCCCAAGGCGACGCCCCTTTCCAGTGCCAGCAGTGCGACGCCAAGTTCAAGATCAACTCGGACCTGAAGCGCCACGTCCGCGTCCACTCGGGGGAGAAGCCCTACAAGTGCGAGCTGTGCGAGTACCGCTGCGCCATGAAAGGTAACCTCAAGTCGCACGTTCAGATCAAACACGCCGCCGACAACGCCTTCCACTGCGCGCACTGCGACTTCAAGTGCGCCAACAAGACGGCGCTGCGCCAGCACGCGCGCCACCACCGGCCCGCGCAGCCCGTGCAGTGCCCGGCGTGCACGTACTCCTGCGCCAGCCGGGGGGCGCTCAAGGTGCACGAGAGGATCCACTCGGAGGAGCGGCCCTTTAAGTGCGAGGCGTGCAGCTACGCCTCCAAGCAGCGCAGCAACCTGGTCATCCACAGGAAGAGGTTCCACTCGGACGCCACGGAAAAGGGCGGCTGGCGAGCGGGCGGCAGAAGGCCCGGCGAGGACCCCCCCAAGCCCGTCAGCTCCCGGTACCGGGCCAAACTGGAAGCCGCTCGCGCCTTCAGCTGCGACCTGTGCAGCGCCTCCTTCGTCAGGGAGGACTCGCTGCGGAGTCACAGGAAGCAGCACAGAGAATCCCAGGAAGACCCGGCGGTCCTGGTCCCGGTCCAGGTGGACTCGTCCTCGCAGCTCAAAATCATCGTCTCTTCCGCCGAGACTCCCAGCAAGATGGTCCTGTTGAGTCCAGAGCACCAGGACCTGGTGGTCAACTCCATGCTGCTGGCGCCCGGCCTGTCGGACGCCGCCTTCGCACCGCAGACGGTCCTCCTGACGCCGCTCCACGCCGACGACTCGCTGCACCAGGTCCACGCCGGGCCGCAGACTTTCATCACCACCTGCGCAGAACTGGAGGACCTAAGGGCCTTGGTGCAGGAGGGCGGCACCGAGGTGACGGTGGTGACGGAAGGCAACGGCGCCGCGGTGGCCAGTCCGCCCGGCGGCGGGGATAGTCGAGGCCAGTGCCTTAGCATGTGAGCAGGTCCACTTAAACTAACCTTTTGTCACTTTAGcgttcgtcttttttttttttaaatttttttaaatgttgtccaAAAGCACTGAAGCCAATAGTCGCGCAGTTCCCCGCTTGCTCCACAAGGGGGCGGCAGATAGCTTGAAGAGGCGCCGCGACCTCGCCAGTATCGATTGTTTTGTttccaagaagaagaagaagaagttctctGAAGATGCACAAACTAGTCCTACTTGCTCAAAAGCCAGCGTTTCTGTCCCAAGGATCGATTTTTCAATAAAAAGCCTGTTTGGGCTTCTAGCGTCTTCTTGCTTCAGCACTTAGTGCTTCTAAAGTCAAGGCTGCGCGTCAACACTCCACTATTGATTGGCCTTTTGTTACGCCGGCTTAGAATCTTCTGGTTCCGGCTCAAAACACGCTTAATATGGTTATGGTtgtaagtttatttcaaacatgtatacaatatgatacatcagaTAACATACACATTCTCATTTCTATTTGCAACATAGTACTAACGCAAAACTCATAACATTGTGTGACATCAAAACTATTAACTCTGTCATCCTTAAATGACACAAAACGTTATTATTTGTTTATAATTATTTCATGTATGATTTCCAATAATGAACAATCAGTGATGTGCAGTACAGGTAAATCCAGTGCTTCAcagttattttctgttacgccccccgaGGGGAAAAAAATTAATGTCACAACCAATGATATGTCATTTGTTCATAaaactgttataagtacacctctgcataacattgtatacttattaacattaaagaaatatACATCAAATTATCACAAATATTAACTATTATtaatgtttataataataattatccgGTGCTTCCCAGttgttttctgttacgccccgctaggaaaaaaatttaaatgtcacaaccaatgataataataataataatagattttatttgtaaaaaacactttatattgagtaaacaatctcaaagtgctacagtgtattaagaaaataaagaaaaatataattaagaaaaataaaaactagaatagccaaatagctataactagtatgcatatatctaaaaaaaaaaaggcttttttaaaaagaagcgcttttaagccttttttataagcatccacagtctgtggtgccctcaagtggtcagggagagcgttccacagactgggagcggcggagcagataTGTCATTTGTccgtaaaattgttataagtacacctctgcataacattgtatcctgattaacattaaagaaaacaagaaATCTAGATCAAATTATCACAAATATgaactattattaatatttataataataattaataattatccaGTGCTCCCcagttattttctgttacgcccctttAGGGGAAACATTTTTACATCCAATACTAGTGTCATTTGtctgtaaaattgttataagtacacctctgcataacattgaatccttattaacattaaagaaatcaAGAAATATTGATCAAATTATCACAAATATTaactattattatttacaataataatgaataattatcCAGTGCTTCTTAGTTACTTTGTTAcgcccccctaggaaaaaaatgtaaatgtcacAACCAATGATATGTCATTTGTtcgtaaaattgttataagtacacctctgcataacattctatacttattaacattaaagaaaacaagaaatatagatcaaattATCACAAATATgaactattattaatatttataataataattaataattatccaGTGCTCCCcagttattttctgttacgcccccctaggAAATAATGTTTAATGTTACAGCCAATGATATGTCATTTGTccgtaaaattgttataagtacacctctgcataacattgaatccttattaacattaaagaatacaagaaatatagatcaaattatcacaaatattaactattattaatatttataataataattaataattatccaGTGCTCCCcagttattttctgttacgccccccaaAGGAAAACAATTTAAATGTCACGACTAATATGTCATTTGTccgtaaaattgttataagtacacctctgcataacattgtatccttattaacattaaagaaaacaagaaATATTGATCAAATTATCACAAATATtaactattattaatatttataataataattaataattatccaGTGCTCCCCagttattttctgttacaccccTTTAGGGGACACATTTTTACATCCAATACTAGTGTCATTTGtctgtaaaattgttataagtacacctctgcataacattgtatcctgattaacattaaagaaaacaagaaATATTGATCAAATTATCACAAATATTaactattattatttacaataataattaataattatccaGTGCTTCTTAGTTACTTTGTTAcgcccccctaggaaaaaaaaataaatgtcacaACCAATGATATGTCATTTGTccgtaaaattgttataagtacacctctgcataacattgtatccttattaacattaaagaaaacaagacATTTTGATCAAATTATCACAAATATtaactattattaatatttacaataataattaataattatccaGTGCTCCCCagttattttctgttacacccccCTAGGGAAAACAATGTCACGACCAATACTAGTGTCATTTGtctgtaaaattgttataagtacacctctgcataacattgtatcctgatTAACATGAAAGAAAACAAGAAATATTGATCAAATTATCACAAATATTaactattattatttacaataataattaataattatccaGTGCTTCTTAGTTACTTTGTTAcgcccccctaggaaaaaaatgtaaatgtcacAACCAATGATATGTCATTTGTCCATAaaactgttataagtacacctctgcataacattgtatccttattaacattaaagaaaacaagaaATTTTGATCAAATCATCACAAATATTAactattgttaatatttataataataattaataattatccaGTGCTTCTCagttattttctgttacacccccCAAAGGAAAACAATTTAAATGTCACGACTAAAATGTCATTTGTccgtaaaattgttataagtacacctctgcataacattgtatccttattaacattaaagaaaacaagaaatatagatcaaattatcacaaatattaactattattaatatttataataataattaataattatccaGTGCTCCCCagttattttctgttacaccccTTTAGGGGACACATTTTTACATCCAATACTAGTGTCATTTGtctgtaaaattgttataagtacacctctgcataacattgtatcctgatTAACATGAAAGAAAACAAGAAATATTGATCAAATTATCACAAATATTaactattattatttacaataataattaataattatccaGTGCTTCTTAGTTACTTTGTTACGCCCCCAtaggaaaaaaatgtaaatgtcacAACCAATGATATGTCATTTGTCCATAaaactgttataagtacacctctgcataacattgtatccttattaacattaaagaaaacaagaaatataaatcaaatcatcacaaatattaactattattaatatttataataataattaataattatccaGTGCTTCtcagttattttctgttacgcccccccaaAGGAAAACAATTTAAATGTCACGACTAATATGTCATTTGTccgtaaaattgttataagtacacctctgcataacaatgtatcattattaacattaaagaaaacaagaaATTTTGATCAAATTATCACAAATATtaactattattaatatttataataataattaataattatccaGTGCTCCCcagttattttctgttacgcccctttAGGGGAACATTTTTACATCCAATACTAGTGTCATTTGtctgtaaaattgttataagtacacctctgcataacattgtatcctgattaacattaaagaaaacaagaaATATTGATCAAATTATCACAAATATTaactattattatttacaataataattaataattatccaGTGCTTCTTAGTTACTTTGTTAcgcccccctaggaaaaaaatttaaatgtcacAACCAATGATATGTCATTTGTCCATAaaactgttataagtacacctctgcataacattgtatccttattaacattaaagaaaacaagaaATATAGATCAAGTTATCATAAATATtaactattattaatatttataataataattaataattatccaGTGCTCCCcagttattttctgttacgccccccaaAGGAAAACAATTTAAATGTCACAACTAAAATGTCATTTGTTCGTAaaactgttataagtacacctctgcataacattgtatccttattaacattcaaGGAAAACAAGACATTTTGATCAAATTATCACAAATATtaactattattaatatttacaataataattaataattatccaGTGCTCCCCagttattttctgttacacccccCTAGGAAAAACAATGTCACGACCAATACTAGTGACATTTGtctgtaaaattgttataagtacacctctgcataacattgtattcttattaacattaaagaaatatagatcaagttatcacaaatattaactattattaatagttattaatattgattttaatcattattaatctatttatatctgcaccttcttttgtacatgcaaacactctgcacattattgctcttttatcctgcactacaagcaGCTAATGCAACCAAATTTCATTttaatctgtactgtaaagtttaaaTTTGATTGACTATAAAAGGAAGTGTAAgtcttattaacattgttttttagtctgtaacagaaaatatttaaagtgcatcaatttgcctaaaattaccaacatttttttttaaatgatagatattttttgaccgacttgaacaaTTTGATACTGGAAAAATATTCAAAAattcacaaataataatacattcaaattgatcagcaatattaactcaggagcacaatatattaAACACTTGAGCctgcaaaacaaaaatgtatattatttgtaccaatttatacatttttgaatcAAAATGAAGTCAGGATGaatgagcacattttgtagtGCACGGCTttttaaagcatgatactgataaagcgttTCCCCTGAGGTATTTGAGGGCCTTCTATCTTTTTCAACTCAACATTTTTTTGAACATAATTCAACATGTATAATAGAtcgttttcaactttattttatatttattctatttGATGTAAGGTTTCCAAGTGGAAGACGACTCATTCAGGTACCAGGAGTGAGTCTTGAGCGTAGAATGAGCAAAAAGACAAACAAGTAGTAATTGCACGTCAGCAAAACAAATATTTACACCAACAACCAAAAAAATGATGTAACAGATTTTAAATATGATGGACTAAtcataataattgtgattattcccagatttcccagaattccaggttttccgggacgttttgcccattcaaaatgaatcggccatttttctaacttctaccatttccacatttttcaaccgattcaaaccattccacctccaacatattccacatatcctggacattcaaactatcatttttccaatttcccaaaaattccaggaattcccagttttccaaaccctgttttcacccttttttctgtcgactcctcttcccacatttttcaacccacttcaaccgttccaccgtcaaaacattcctcttaatcaggacaataaacaaagttgttttttttttattgaaaaattcctggttttccccgaaattccaggaattccgaataacatttctcaattaaaaatgttactacttcaacatttctcgaccgttttgaaaaattccaacaccaaccatttcaactcattcagaacattcctttttttttttttaccattttctaaaaaattccctcttttcccggaattcccaaatttttatgaaattcccattgaaacgaatgggacatttttcaaaattccacaactcctacatttttcatctaatctaaactgtttcaacttcaaactgCTCTGCcgattcgggaattgcgggctttcccttgacaaattccaaaaattctcatatttcccagaattccaggttttccgggacgtttttcccattcaaaatgaatcggccatttttctaacttccaccatttccacatttttcaaccgattcaaaccattccaccttcaacatattccacatatcctggacattcaaactataatttttccaattccaaaaaaattccaggaattcccagttttccaaaccctgttcttacccttttttctgtcgactcctcctcccacatttttcaacccacttcaaccgttccaccgtcaaaacattcctcttaatcaggacaataaacaaagttgtttttttttaattgaaaaattcctggttttcccgaaattccaggaattccgaataacatttctcaattaaaaatgttactacttcaacatttctcgaccgttttgaaaaattccaacaccaaccatttcaactcattcagaacattactttttttttttttaccattttctaaaaaattccctcttttcccggaattcccaaatttttatgaaattcccattgaaatgaatgggacatttttcaaaattccacaactcctacATATTTCATCTAATCTAAActgtttcaacttcaaactgCTCTGCcgattcgggaattgcgggctctcccttgacaaattccaaaaattctcatatttcccagaattccaggttttccgggacgttttgcccattcaaaatgaatcggccatttttcaaactttcaccatttccacatttttcaaccgattcaaaccattccaccttcaacatattccacatatcctggacattcaaactgtaaTTTTtccaattccaaaaaaaattccaggaattcccagttttccaaaccctgttttcacccttttttctgtcgtcgactcctcccacattttcaacccacttcaaccgttccaccgtcaaaacattcctcttaatcaggacaataaacaaagttgttttttttaattgaaaaattcctggttttcccgaaattcaaggAATTCcgaataacatttctcaattaaaaatgttactacttcaacatttctcgaccgttttgaaaaattccaacaccaaccatttcaactcattcagaacattactttttttttttttaccattttctaaaaaattccctcttttcccggaattcccaaatttttatgaaattcccattgaaatgaatgggacatttttcaaaattccacaactcctacatttttcatctaatctaaactgtttcaacttcaaactgCTCTGCcgattcgggaattgcgggctctccctagacaaattccaaaaattctcatatttcccagaattccaggttttccgg
It encodes the following:
- the zfp64 gene encoding zinc finger protein 64 → MCRKISCCTMAADDAEGHPVLVEVSPDIHICGFCKQQYNNVQVFLAHKQNGCSVQSMRNTSAETAAPSLPGSSMEVVLEETFQTCLLRGVKKILTKPQKRKKLKDSLASKRRSCCFSGCTFKTQYGQKDMERHLKTHTGEKPFECELCHKRFSRRDKLNMHLRSHTGEKPHKCKLCSYAAADSSSLKKHVRIHYDERPFKCQICPYASRNSSQLTVHLRSHTGDAPFQCQQCDAKFKINSDLKRHVRVHSGEKPYKCELCEYRCAMKGNLKSHVQIKHAADNAFHCAHCDFKCANKTALRQHARHHRPAQPVQCPACTYSCASRGALKVHERIHSEERPFKCEACSYASKQRSNLVIHRKRFHSDATEKGGWRAGGRRPGEDPPKPVSSRYRAKLEAARAFSCDLCSASFVREDSLRSHRKQHRESQEDPAVLVPVQVDSSSQLKIIVSSAETPSKMVLLSPEHQDLVVNSMLLAPGLSDAAFAPQTVLLTPLHADDSLHQVHAGPQTFITTCAELEDLRALVQEGGTEVTVVTEGNGAAVASPPGGGDSRGQCLSM